The Natrinema sp. DC36 genome includes the window GTGAAGGCGTACGGCGATCGGCCGCTCCAGTTCGGCCCGGACTACATCATTCCGAAGCCGCTGGATGCGCGCGTCCTCTTCGAGGTCGCCCCCGCAGTCGCGCGGGCAGCGATCGATTCCGGCGCGGCCCGTGTCGACCTCGACGTCGACGAGTACGTCGAAGCCCTCGAGGCGCGACTCGGCAAGTCCCGAGAGATGATGCGGGTCGTGTTGAACAAGGCGAAATCCGATCCGAAGCGCATCGCGCTGGCCGAGGGGACCGACGAGACGATCGTACGGGCGGCCTCCCAGATCGTCGAACGAGGCATCGCTGAGCCGGTTCTGATCGGCGACGAGGACGAGGTTCGAAGCACGGTCACGAATCTCGGCCTCGAGTTCGAACCGGACGTCGTCGACCCCGAGGGCGGCGAGTACGAAGCGTATACCGAACACCTCTACGAGCGACGGAAGCGCAACGGCGTCACTCGCCGCGAGGCAGCGTCGATGATCCGCGACGACACCAACTACTTCGGCAGCGTCATGGTCGACCGCGGCGACGCCGACGCGATGCTGACGGGACTGACGAACCACTATCCGTCGGCGCTCCGGCCGCCCCTGCAGGTGATCGGCACGGCCGACGACGCCGACTACGCCGCCGGCGTCTACATGCTGACGTTCAAGAATCGTGTCATCTTCGTGGCCGACGCGACGGTCAATCAGGCTCCCGACGAGGACGTCCTCGAGGAAGTCACTCGCCACACCGCAGCGCTGGCTCGCCGGTTCGACGTCGAGCCTCGCGCCGCCCTCCTCTCGTACTCGGACTTCGGCAGCGTCGACAACGAAGGGACGCGGAAACCTCGCGAAGCGGCCCGTCGGCTCCGTGCTGATCCCGGCGTCGACTTCCCCGTCGACGGGGAGATGCAGGCCGACACCGCCGTCCTCGAGGAGATGCTGACCGGCACCTACGAGTTCAGCGATCTCGAGAAACCGGCGAACGTGCTGGTCTTCCCGAACCTCGAGGCCGGTAACATCGGCTATAAACTGCTCCAGCGGCTCGGTGGGGCCGACGCTATCGGCCCGATGCTGGTCGGGATGGACGAACCGGTTCACGTCCTCCAGCGGGGCGACGAGGTCAAGGACATCGTCAACCTCGCGGCCGTGGCGTCGGTCGACGCGCAGGACGACGAGTCCTGATCGGCGGACCGGCTATCGTCGTCAGTCGTCGTTCGCGGGGGAACCGACCGATCACAGCGGCTCGAGGGTCCACCGCTGGCTCGCGGAGCCGTTCGGGGTCTCCTGAATCACATCGGCGCCGTCGCTCGCCGACGAGCCCTGCACGTCGAGGGCGAGACCGCTGTTGACGTTCTCGATCGTATAGGTTCCGTCGCCGTTGCCGTTCAGGAGCCACTTCTGCATCGGGCCGGCCCACCAGCCCCACTGGTGGATACTCGTCCCGGCCGCCGTCGAACCGTCCGGAACGTCGGCGGCCCGGTCGCTGTTCTCGTTGACGAGCCGATACTGGTCGCTACCGAGGAATTCCACCCACCACTGCTGATTCTCCCCGCCGTGCCAGGCCCACTGCACCACGTTCGCGCCGTCGGCCGTCGACGACTCGTACACCTCGAGGGCCTTCCCCGTCGCCGCGTTCTCGATTCGATAGACGCCGTCCGAGACGGGCCCCGTGTCGGCGGTGTGGGGCACGCGGCTCTGGTAACTGGGAGTCCCGTCGCCGGCGACGACCGGCCAGCCGTCCTCCCACTGGATGCGGTCGGTCATGAGGATGCGGTTCCACGTACCGTCGACGAACTCCGGTTCCTGATCGTCGTAGGCGTGATAGAGCATCCACCAGTCGCCGTTGTCGTCCTGAATCGCCCCGTTGTGGCCGGGCGCGGTGAACCGGTCATTGCCCGAGAGGACCGCGACGCCGCTGTTGTGTTCGTTCAGGTCGCGAAGATCCGTCCCGTTCTGATTGTAGTAGGGGCCGGTGAACGACGTCGATCGGCCGACTTCGACCGAATACGTGCTGTCGTACCCCTCACAGCAGTAGCCGGTCGAGTAGAACAGGTAGTAGTAGCCGTCGCGCTCGAGGAGGAACGGAGCCTCTCGGTGATCGCCCGCGAGGTGGAACGTCGTCCCGGGAACGTAGTCCGTGCCGTCAGCCGTCAGCTCGACCCCGTAGAGCCCGTACCAGCTTCCCCAGACGATGTAGGGAGTACCGTCGACGACGCGGAACTCCGAGTCGATTGCGTTTGTCATCCCGAGATCGCTCTCGCGGAAGACCGGCCCCTGATCCGTGAACGGTCCCTCGGGCGAATCGGCCGTCGCCAGTCCGATGCCGGGATCGTTGTCGCTCCCCCAGACCGAATACGAGTAGTACAGGTAGTACTGTCCGTCGTAGTAGTTGATGTCGGGCGCCCACAGCGACGCGTCGTCGCTGCGCCAGTCGGGGTAGCTCTCGAAGGCCTCGCCGACGTAGGTCCAGTCGACGAGGTCGCTCG containing:
- a CDS encoding NADP-dependent malic enzyme, with product MDEDALEYHRADPPGKIEISTTKPTNTQRDLSLAYSPGVAAPCREIDADADDAYQYTTKGNLVGVVSNGSAVLGLGDIGAQASKPVMEGKGVLFKRFADIDVFDIELDLDEPDAFVESVAAMEPTFGGINLEDIAAPHCFEIEKRLRDRLSIPVFHDDQHGTAIISGAALLNAVEISGKDLESLAVTFAGAGAAAVATAKFYVSLGVKRENITMCDIDGILTTERAESGDLNEYNREFASDVPEGGIAEAIAGADVFVGLSAGGIVSQEMVRSMADDPIIFAMANPDPEIGYEDAKDARDDTVIMATGRSDYPNQVNNVLGFPFIFRGALDVRATEINEEMKVAAASALAELAKQDVPDSVVKAYGDRPLQFGPDYIIPKPLDARVLFEVAPAVARAAIDSGAARVDLDVDEYVEALEARLGKSREMMRVVLNKAKSDPKRIALAEGTDETIVRAASQIVERGIAEPVLIGDEDEVRSTVTNLGLEFEPDVVDPEGGEYEAYTEHLYERRKRNGVTRREAASMIRDDTNYFGSVMVDRGDADAMLTGLTNHYPSALRPPLQVIGTADDADYAAGVYMLTFKNRVIFVADATVNQAPDEDVLEEVTRHTAALARRFDVEPRAALLSYSDFGSVDNEGTRKPREAARRLRADPGVDFPVDGEMQADTAVLEEMLTGTYEFSDLEKPANVLVFPNLEAGNIGYKLLQRLGGADAIGPMLVGMDEPVHVLQRGDEVKDIVNLAAVASVDAQDDES
- a CDS encoding family 43 glycosylhydrolase produces the protein MLFDSNSRSRRDVLKTIGAGSIAVAGAVGSTGTAAADESATHYHNPTYSDRVFPDPTVIRTGDGTYYAYASNMEKDSESQEEMVPILRSSDLVDWTYVGEAFESYPDWRSDDASLWAPDINYYDGQYYLYYSYSVWGSDNDPGIGLATADSPEGPFTDQGPVFRESDLGMTNAIDSEFRVVDGTPYIVWGSWYGLYGVELTADGTDYVPGTTFHLAGDHREAPFLLERDGYYYLFYSTGYCCEGYDSTYSVEVGRSTSFTGPYYNQNGTDLRDLNEHNSGVAVLSGNDRFTAPGHNGAIQDDNGDWWMLYHAYDDQEPEFVDGTWNRILMTDRIQWEDGWPVVAGDGTPSYQSRVPHTADTGPVSDGVYRIENAATGKALEVYESSTADGANVVQWAWHGGENQQWWVEFLGSDQYRLVNENSDRAADVPDGSTAAGTSIHQWGWWAGPMQKWLLNGNGDGTYTIENVNSGLALDVQGSSASDGADVIQETPNGSASQRWTLEPL